The DNA sequence GAACGGGCATATTTCACATCAGTGTTTGACCTGTCATAATAGCTGATATGCACAAAACCATTGGTATCAACCTTGAGAGAGGTACACTCACCTACTCGTCCGGCACTATCCACAATCTTCTTTGTCCACAGACCAGAGGTATTATTAGCATATTTAAGATTCCGGTTTGTCCGGTCATAATAACTGATATGGACATTATCAAATGCGTCAACTGCCAGAGAGGTGTACAGACCGACGGATACTCCGGAATAAGCATCTACTGTTTTACTAATCCACGGACCATCCATATTATTGGCATACATAAGCCGCTCATTACTGACATCATAATAGCTGATATGCACACTATCAAATGAATCTATGCCTATGGAAGAATATTGCCCTACATTTGCATCATAGGTACCTCTATCTACTATTTCAGTAGACCATGCAGCATTCTCATAGAGGGCATGCTTGAGATCACCGTTGGTAAGATTGTAATAACTGATATGCACGTTATCCATGGAATCGATCGCCAGAGAAGTAAAAAGGCCTACGTCATCGATACTATCAACGGTTGTTATTGTCCATGAGGCAGGATTCAGAGGCGTACTGGTAGAGGCACATTTGAGATTCCTATTGGTAGCATCGTAATAGCTGATGTATACCTTCCCCGTTGAGTCTAATGCTATAGAAGTATATAAACCAATATTGCCCGTACTATCCACCGTAGAGATGGACCACGAACTGGCTGTATCATTGGTAGCAAATTTAAGATTACCATTCATTTGATCATAATAACTTACGTACATTTTAGTGTTCGATTTTTTCATTGCCATAGCGGTATATTTGCCTACCAATCCTGCGCTCTCTATTGTTTTCTTTGACCATGATCCGGAAGATGTGTTATATACGTATTTAAGGTCTCTGCTAGTAGCATTATAATAGTTGATATATGCCTTATTGGTAGTACTCAATCCCAGAGAGGTGAAAGGTCCTTCAGAGTAGCTGCCTCCCATGCCGGCAATATACCAGGTATTCCGTGATAAGTTACTGTCAAGACGGGATACAGAGACATCATACCCTCCATTGTGAGAGGGATCATAAGCGCCAGGAGTAGTAGGGAGGTCTGTCGTTGCATCAGAGGTATATCCTGTCACATAGACGTTTCCCCCGTATCTATGGTAAGGGAATTACCATAATCAGTAGTAGCCCCACCCAGAAAAGTAGATGCCAGAAGGTTGGTCAGACCACTGTTGAATTTCGATACAAAGGTATCATATCCACCATTGTGAGAGGTATCATAAGCGCCACCCGTAGTAGGGAGGTCTGTCGCTGCATTAGCGGTACTCCCTGTCACATAGACGTTTCCCTCCGTATCTATGGCAAGGGAATTACCATAATCAGTAGTAGCCCCACCCAGAAAAGTAGATGCCAGAAGGTTGGTCAGACCACTGTTGAATTTCGATACAAAGGCATCAAACCCACCATTGTGAGAGGGATCATAAGCGCCACTCGTAGTAGGGAGGTAGGTTGTTGCATCAGAGGTATCCCCTATCACATAGACGTTTCCCTCCGTATCTATGGCAAGGGAATTACCATAATCAGTAGTAGCCCCACCCAGAAAAGTAGATGCCAGAAGGCTGGTCAGACCACTGTTGAATTTCGATACAAAGGCATCATATCCACCATTGTGAGAGGTATCATAAGCGCCACTCGTAGTAGGGAGGTCTGTCGCTGCGTCATGGGTATATCCCGCCACATAGACTTTGCCCACCGTATCTATGGCAAGAGAACTACCATAATCAGTACCAGCTCCACCCAGAAAAGTAGATGCCAGAAGGCTGGTCAGACCACTGTTGAATTTCGATACAAAGACATCAGAGAAACCATTGTGAGAGGGATCGTAAGCGCCACTCGTAGTGGGGAGGTCTGTCGCTGCGTCATTGGTACGTCCTGTCACATAGACGTTTCCCTCCGTATCTATGGCAAGGGAATAACCATAATCATCACTAGCCCCACCCAGAAACGTGGATGCCAGAAGACTGGTCAGGCCACTGTTGAATTTCGATACAAAGACATCAGAGAAACCATTGTGAGAGGGATCATAAGCGCCAGGAGTAATAGGGAGGTCGGTTGTTGCATCAAAGGTATATCCTGTCACATAGATATCTCCCTCCATGTCTATGGCAAGGGAATAACCATAATCATCACTAGCCCCACCCAGAAAAGTAGATGCCAGAAGACTGGTCAGGCCACTGTTGAATTTCGATACAAAGGCATCAAACCCACCATTGTGAGAGGTATCATAAGTGCTACCCGTAGTAGGGAGGTCTGTTGTTGCATCAAGGGTATATCCTGTCACATAGACATTTCCCCCCGTATCTATGGCAAGGGAATAACCATAATCACTACCAGATCCACCAAGAAACGTGGATGCCAGGAGGGGGTCGATGATGAGGTCCTTTGATGTATCGTATGATGCTACCGTAAAGCCATAAACGAGGTGAGACGTTGAAGGGTCAGGAGTTGTAAGTTGAGAGGTTTTTTCTTCTTTATGCTGACTCCTGGCTTCTGTCTCCTGAACACTATATTCCACTGCCACATCAACCATCTTCCCACCAATCTCCTGAAAGGCTACCGGTTTGGTAAATGACACCTTCCCTAACTCTGTCTCTACCTCAAGCTCTCCGTGGTCGTTAATGTATAACCCCCCTTGATCCCCCTTTAGAAAAGGGGGAAAATTCCCTTGATCCACCTCTTGTAAAAGAGGAGAATGTCCTTTGTACTCCCTTTGTGAAGAAGGAACAGTGAAGCCCCCCTTTTCTAAAGGGGGGTTGGGGGGATTAGGAAGTTTCACCCCACTCAACCTTACCTGAATCTGCCTCGGATCAGCACCTGGTTTCACACAAAAGAGCTTCTCCACATTATCCCCATACGCCTTCAGTCTTAGCTCTATCCCCTCGTATACCTCTCCGAGGTTTACCTCTCCATAGGTCGCAATACCGCTCCTCCACTTCGATGGATCATTGCCCTTAAAATAACTCACCTTTGTCTCCGACTCGTCTTCTCCTCTTATCCCCATAATCCTCCCATCAACAAGCTCCTCTTTCAATATCAGTCCTTTTTTACAAGACGTATTTTGGAGACTGGTATCGACAGACATGAGCACAGGTGATACAGAATGCAGGGTATTCTGATACTCAGGTAACCGGCAGCGTGCATAGTGATTGATGTACCTTGCAGGATAGGATGCTCTCTCTATTCTTTTCATGCCATCATCTTCTCTCCCCCCTGACTGAGGTAATGAATAGATGATTTCACCGGTTTTCGTCACAAACACCGTCCCACCGAAGGTATGTGCATAGAAACTTATCCTTGTATCTGTCTGTCCTTCATTGATGATAAAAGGCAACTGAAGCCTTTGTGTCTTTCGGGTAAATTCCTCCTGAGTCAATTTCCTTGCTGTATCTTCCCCGGATACATGGCCTCCCGTTAAAGACAGTGCAAATAAAAGAACTACAGACAATCCAAAAAACTTCACGCTCCTTTTCATACAAATCCCCCTCCAAAAAGTTATTTGAAAATTCACGTACTGGAAGACATTTCCAGCTTCTGCTGGTCTTCGCTGGTTCAATCATCCACGATTGAACTGAAGCGGTTAGCAGAGATACATCGTAGAGACAGATTTCAAACCTATCAATAACTTTATGAGAATTATGGTAACACCTTCGTTTTTTGAAAAGATACCGTGAACAGCTCCGTTGGGAGCGAAATGTTTATAGACAAATCATTCTGCCACAATCAAGCTCCATCGAAGCGGCATGGTGTTTCTGTGTTAAGTTTTTCTATAAACATTTCACCCCTATGGGGTTATTTTTCAAAAAACTACAGGGTTACGAGCTCAAAAGACTACCGTGTTACGAGTTATGGTATATCTTGGTTTACTATTTAGGAATTTCAAGTACGT is a window from the Candidatus Jettenia sp. genome containing:
- a CDS encoding SBBP repeat-containing protein; the protein is MKRSVKFFGLSVVLLFALSLTGGHVSGEDTARKLTQEEFTRKTQRLQLPFIINEGQTDTRISFYAHTFGGTVFVTKTGEIIYSLPQSGGREDDGMKRIERASYPARYINHYARCRLPEYQNTLHSVSPVLMSVDTSLQNTSCKKGLILKEELVDGRIMGIRGEDESETKVSYFKGNDPSKWRSGIATYGEVNLGEVYEGIELRLKAYGDNVEKLFCVKPGADPRQIQVRLSGVKLPNPPNPPLEKGGFTVPSSQREYKGHSPLLQEVDQGNFPPFLKGDQGGLYINDHGELEVETELGKVSFTKPVAFQEIGGKMVDVAVEYSVQETEARSQHKEEKTSQLTTPDPSTSHLVYGFTVASYDTSKDLIIDPLLASTFLGGSGSDYGYSLAIDTGGNVYVTGYTLDATTDLPTTGSTYDTSHNGGFDAFVSKFNSGLTSLLASTFLGGASDDYGYSLAIDMEGDIYVTGYTFDATTDLPITPGAYDPSHNGFSDVFVSKFNSGLTSLLASTFLGGASDDYGYSLAIDTEGNVYVTGRTNDAATDLPTTSGAYDPSHNGFSDVFVSKFNSGLTSLLASTFLGGAGTDYGSSLAIDTVGKVYVAGYTHDAATDLPTTSGAYDTSHNGGYDAFVSKFNSGLTSLLASTFLGGATTDYGNSLAIDTEGNVYVIGDTSDATTYLPTTSGAYDPSHNGGFDAFVSKFNSGLTNLLASTFLGGATTDYGNSLAIDTEGNVYVTGSTANAATDLPTTGGAYDTSHNGGYDTFVSKFNSGLTNLLASTFLGGATTDYGNSLTIDTGETSM